In Fusarium oxysporum Fo47 chromosome XII, complete sequence, one DNA window encodes the following:
- a CDS encoding major facilitator superfamily domain-containing protein, which yields MSSRPDLPSSCMSDDETLRQKTPESKPRHSSLVKLLFDRTRVDQAVENHNYPGSGSFEDPFVVSWIPDDTGNPLNWPKWLKWTITMVSAATCFAVAFSSSAYTGTIVPLMIHFNASHTLITAGVSLYVLGFAVGPLLWAPLCEIYGRQIIFVISYGLYVVFSAACTADNGVATLLVLRFFCGTFGSSPLTNAGGVISDIFNADERAIAMAFFSLAPALGPSLGPFIGGYLSDGQGWRWVMGLMAIVAGFFWVLDMCCAPETYAPYILQNRADFLSKKTGKVYISIYEHQGKADPPAVVLKKALIRPWQLLCFEPIVLLLSIYVAILFGTLYMLFGAYPVVFQLERGWSAGKGGLAFLGVAVGMISAIPTIGLINIWYMKVTKRFGNEPVPPEYRLPGCMLGGICVPVGMFWFAWTSYRSVHWMSPVAAGAPFGLGMSLVFHSIFSYLIDSYTIYAASVLASNAVLRSLFGAAFPLFTKQMYDNLGTQWASTVPAFLSLACLPMPFIFFKYGPAIRQRCKYSARAAQALAMAKKG from the exons ATGTCTTCTAGACCAGATTTGCCTAGCTCTTGTATGAGCGACGATGAAACACTACGACAAAAGACACCAGAATCGAAACCGCGACATAGCTCGTTGGTAAAACTTCTTTTTGACAGGACGAGAGTTGATCAAGCTGTTGAGAACCATAATTATCCTGGATCAGGCTCCTTTGAAGATCCGTTTGTTGTTAGCTGGATTCCTGATGATACAGGTAACCCGCTCAATTGGCCCAAGTGGTTGAAATGGACCATCACAATGGTTTCAGCCGCGACATGTTTTGCTGTCGCGTTTAGTTCTAGTGCCTATACAG GTACTATCGTGCCGCTTATGATTCATTTCAATGCCAGCCATACACTCATCACTGCTGGCGTCTCCCTCTACGTCCTCGGTTTCGCTGTCGGACCTCTCCTCTGGGCACCGCTTTGCGAAATCTACGGTCGACAAATTATCTTCGTTATCAGCTATGGTTTGTATGTTGTCTTTAGTGCAGCATGCACAGCAGATAATGGCGTCGCTACTCTTCTGGTCCTTCGCTTCTTCTGCGGAACATTTGGCTCATCACCTCTGACCAATGCTGGCGGTGTTATCTCTGATATCTTTAATGCTGACGAGCGTGCTATCGCTATGgcattcttctctttggcgCCTGCACTGGGTCCCAGCTTGGGTCCCTTCATTGGTGGATACTTGAGTGACGGTCAAGGCTGGAGATGG GTTATGGGATTGATGGCCATTGTTGCCGGATTCTTCTGGGTACTCGACATGTGCTGCGCTCCCGAAACTTATGCACCTTACATCCTCCAGAACCGAGCCGACTTCTTGTCCAAAAAGACTGGCAAGGTTTACATCTCCATCTACGAACACCAAGGCAAGGCCGATCCACCAGCCGTCGTTCTCAAGAAGGCCCTCATTCGTCCTTGGCAACTCCTATGCTTCGAACCTattgtccttcttctctctatCTACGTAGCTATTCTTTTCGGAACCCTTTACATGCTGTTTGGCGCATATCCTGTCGTCTTCCAGCTTGAGAGGGGCTGGTCTGCTGGCAAGGGAGGTCTGGCCTTCCTGGGAGTTGCTGTCGGAATGATCAGTGCCATTCCTACGATTGGACTCATCAACATATGGTATATGAAGGTCACGAAAAGGTTCGGCAACGAACCTGTACCTCCTGAATACCGTCTCCCGGGATGTATGCTCGGCGGTATCTGCGTCCCTGTTGGCATGTTCTGGTTCGCATG GACATCATATCGTTCAGTCCATTGGATGTCCCCAGTAGCCGCTGGTGCCCCCTTCGGTCTCGGCATGTCTCTCGTGTTCCACAGTATCTTCAGCTATCTCATCGATTCATACACCATCTACGCTGCCTCGGTCCTAGCATCAAACGCCGTGTTGCGATCTCTATTCGGCGCCGCCTTTCCACTTTTCACGAAGCAGATGTACGACAACCTAGGAACACAGTGGGCCAGTACAGTCCCTGCCTTTCTGTCACTTGCTTGTCTACCCATGCcattcatcttcttcaagtaCGGTCCTGCTATTCGACAGCGATGTAAGTATTCTGCAAGGGCCGCACAGGCGTTGGCTATGGCAAAGAAGGGCTAG